The following proteins come from a genomic window of Andrena cerasifolii isolate SP2316 chromosome 6, iyAndCera1_principal, whole genome shotgun sequence:
- the LOC143370366 gene encoding alpha-tocopherol transfer protein-like isoform X2 — translation MELGTTMLTDWEHLPSLKLGDFTLEFELGPPSAELQEVAKKELRESPELQQESMAQLKELLKGQKDLKVPIDNEAWLIRFLRPCKYYPESSLKLVKSYYSFKVKHANVYNGLKPSHEKNIFEQNILTVLPNRDQHGRRVVIIELGKKWKHNKCNLDEVFKGCVIYLEAAMLEPTTQIAGAIVIFDMDGLSLQQTWQFNPPFAKRIVDWLQDAMPLRIKNIHIINQPYIFNMVFALFKPFLREKLKSRIIFHGTDRKSLHQYISPKCLPECYGGTLQIPRVTGPQWLELLLLCDKEYDAINSYGYNKN, via the exons CAACAATGTTGACCGACTGGGAGCACCTACCCTCGCTGAAGCTCGGGGACTTCACCCTCGAGTTCGAGCTGGGCCCGCCAAGCGCAGAACTGCAGGAAGTCGCGAAGAAGGAACTTCGCGAGAGCCCTGAATTGCAGCAGGAGTCCATGGCTCAACTTAAGGAGTTACTGAAAG GTCAGAAAGATCTGAAAGTGCCAATAGACAACGAAGCCTGGTTGATCAGGTTCCTCAGGCCGTGTAAGTATTACCCAGAGTCGTCATTGAAGCTCGTGAAGAGCTATTACAGCTTCAAGGTGAAACACGCGAACGTTTACAACGGGTTGAAGCCCAGCCACGAGAAGAACATATTCGAGCAGAACATTCTGACGGTGCTGCCGAATCGGGACCAGCACGGGCGAAGGGTGGTGATCATCGAGCTGGGGAAGAAATGGAAGCACAACAAGTGCAACCTCGACGAGGTGTTCAAGGGCTGCGTCATCTACCTGGAGGCAGCCATGCTGGAGCCCACCACGCAGATCGCTGGGGCTATCGTGATCTTCGACATGGACGGGCTGAGCCTTCAGCAGACGTGGCAATTCAATCCCCCGTTCGCGAAGAGGATCGTCGACTGGCTGCAGGACGCGATGCCCCTCAGGATCAAGAACATCCACATCATCAATCAGCCGTACATCTTCAACATGGTGTTCGCTCTGTTCAAACCGTTCCTCAGGGAGAAGCTTAAGAGCAGA ATTATCTTCCATGGAACAGATCGCAAATCGTTGCACCAGTACATCTCGCCGAAGTGTTTGCCAGAGTGTTACGGAGGGACCCTGCAGATTCCACGGGTGACAGGGCCGCAGTGGTTGGAACTGTTGTTACTATGCGACAAAGAATACGACG CGATCAACTCTTACGGTTACAACAAAAACTAG
- the LOC143370366 gene encoding alpha-tocopherol transfer protein-like isoform X1, with amino-acid sequence MALIAPTMLTDWEHLPSLKLGDFTLEFELGPPSAELQEVAKKELRESPELQQESMAQLKELLKGQKDLKVPIDNEAWLIRFLRPCKYYPESSLKLVKSYYSFKVKHANVYNGLKPSHEKNIFEQNILTVLPNRDQHGRRVVIIELGKKWKHNKCNLDEVFKGCVIYLEAAMLEPTTQIAGAIVIFDMDGLSLQQTWQFNPPFAKRIVDWLQDAMPLRIKNIHIINQPYIFNMVFALFKPFLREKLKSRIIFHGTDRKSLHQYISPKCLPECYGGTLQIPRVTGPQWLELLLLCDKEYDAINSYGYNKN; translated from the exons CAACAATGTTGACCGACTGGGAGCACCTACCCTCGCTGAAGCTCGGGGACTTCACCCTCGAGTTCGAGCTGGGCCCGCCAAGCGCAGAACTGCAGGAAGTCGCGAAGAAGGAACTTCGCGAGAGCCCTGAATTGCAGCAGGAGTCCATGGCTCAACTTAAGGAGTTACTGAAAG GTCAGAAAGATCTGAAAGTGCCAATAGACAACGAAGCCTGGTTGATCAGGTTCCTCAGGCCGTGTAAGTATTACCCAGAGTCGTCATTGAAGCTCGTGAAGAGCTATTACAGCTTCAAGGTGAAACACGCGAACGTTTACAACGGGTTGAAGCCCAGCCACGAGAAGAACATATTCGAGCAGAACATTCTGACGGTGCTGCCGAATCGGGACCAGCACGGGCGAAGGGTGGTGATCATCGAGCTGGGGAAGAAATGGAAGCACAACAAGTGCAACCTCGACGAGGTGTTCAAGGGCTGCGTCATCTACCTGGAGGCAGCCATGCTGGAGCCCACCACGCAGATCGCTGGGGCTATCGTGATCTTCGACATGGACGGGCTGAGCCTTCAGCAGACGTGGCAATTCAATCCCCCGTTCGCGAAGAGGATCGTCGACTGGCTGCAGGACGCGATGCCCCTCAGGATCAAGAACATCCACATCATCAATCAGCCGTACATCTTCAACATGGTGTTCGCTCTGTTCAAACCGTTCCTCAGGGAGAAGCTTAAGAGCAGA ATTATCTTCCATGGAACAGATCGCAAATCGTTGCACCAGTACATCTCGCCGAAGTGTTTGCCAGAGTGTTACGGAGGGACCCTGCAGATTCCACGGGTGACAGGGCCGCAGTGGTTGGAACTGTTGTTACTATGCGACAAAGAATACGACG CGATCAACTCTTACGGTTACAACAAAAACTAG
- the LOC143370366 gene encoding alpha-tocopherol transfer protein-like isoform X3 — MLTDWEHLPSLKLGDFTLEFELGPPSAELQEVAKKELRESPELQQESMAQLKELLKGQKDLKVPIDNEAWLIRFLRPCKYYPESSLKLVKSYYSFKVKHANVYNGLKPSHEKNIFEQNILTVLPNRDQHGRRVVIIELGKKWKHNKCNLDEVFKGCVIYLEAAMLEPTTQIAGAIVIFDMDGLSLQQTWQFNPPFAKRIVDWLQDAMPLRIKNIHIINQPYIFNMVFALFKPFLREKLKSRIIFHGTDRKSLHQYISPKCLPECYGGTLQIPRVTGPQWLELLLLCDKEYDAINSYGYNKN; from the exons ATGTTGACCGACTGGGAGCACCTACCCTCGCTGAAGCTCGGGGACTTCACCCTCGAGTTCGAGCTGGGCCCGCCAAGCGCAGAACTGCAGGAAGTCGCGAAGAAGGAACTTCGCGAGAGCCCTGAATTGCAGCAGGAGTCCATGGCTCAACTTAAGGAGTTACTGAAAG GTCAGAAAGATCTGAAAGTGCCAATAGACAACGAAGCCTGGTTGATCAGGTTCCTCAGGCCGTGTAAGTATTACCCAGAGTCGTCATTGAAGCTCGTGAAGAGCTATTACAGCTTCAAGGTGAAACACGCGAACGTTTACAACGGGTTGAAGCCCAGCCACGAGAAGAACATATTCGAGCAGAACATTCTGACGGTGCTGCCGAATCGGGACCAGCACGGGCGAAGGGTGGTGATCATCGAGCTGGGGAAGAAATGGAAGCACAACAAGTGCAACCTCGACGAGGTGTTCAAGGGCTGCGTCATCTACCTGGAGGCAGCCATGCTGGAGCCCACCACGCAGATCGCTGGGGCTATCGTGATCTTCGACATGGACGGGCTGAGCCTTCAGCAGACGTGGCAATTCAATCCCCCGTTCGCGAAGAGGATCGTCGACTGGCTGCAGGACGCGATGCCCCTCAGGATCAAGAACATCCACATCATCAATCAGCCGTACATCTTCAACATGGTGTTCGCTCTGTTCAAACCGTTCCTCAGGGAGAAGCTTAAGAGCAGA ATTATCTTCCATGGAACAGATCGCAAATCGTTGCACCAGTACATCTCGCCGAAGTGTTTGCCAGAGTGTTACGGAGGGACCCTGCAGATTCCACGGGTGACAGGGCCGCAGTGGTTGGAACTGTTGTTACTATGCGACAAAGAATACGACG CGATCAACTCTTACGGTTACAACAAAAACTAG